One genomic window of Struthio camelus isolate bStrCam1 chromosome 1, bStrCam1.hap1, whole genome shotgun sequence includes the following:
- the NAPEPLD gene encoding N-acyl-phosphatidylethanolamine-hydrolyzing phospholipase D isoform X1, which produces MVRSRALWSCCLELPAAASRSAGKPQPPPQPLNGFCWSAAEPPAARPGRGRGSTMEEEEEDEAPQRQQPGSCHVFAINIIILLLSNQLLLKKQERALHFTLKHHRSSQKDMDKKTDEEQPLTACNQYPKEAVRKRQNSGRGSRGSDSSRTSRKSFRLDYRLEEDVTKSKRGKDGKFVNPWPTWKSPTLPNILKWSLMEKNNSNVPGSKQELDKELPVLKPYFVQNPELAGKTGTGMRVTWLGHASVMVEMDELVFLTDPIFSQRASPTQLMGPKRFRGPPCTVDQLPKIDAVMISHTHYDHLDYNTVMSLNERFGSELRWFVPLGLLDWMQRCGCENVIELDWWEENCVPGRDAVTFVFTPSQHWCKRTATDDNKVLWGSWSVLGPWNRFFFSGDTGYCVAFEQIGKRFGPFDLAAIPIGAYEPRWFMKYQHVDPEEAVRIHIDVQAKKSVAIHWGTFALANEYYLDPPVKLNEALERYGLKKDDFFVLNHGESRDLSTNDDGFE; this is translated from the exons ATGGTGAGGAGCAGGGCGCTGtggagctgctgcctggagctgcccGCCGCGGCTTCCCGGTCAGCTGGGAAGCCGCAACCGCCGCCGCAGCCGTTGAACGGCTTCTGCTGgagcgccgcggagccgccggcggcgcggccggggcgggggcggggcagcaccatggaggaagaggaggaggacgaggcgCCTCAGCGGCAGCAGCCCGGGAG ttgTCATGTGTTCGCAATTAACATCATAATCTTGTTGCTCAGCAATCAGTTGCTGCTTAAGAAGCAGGAAAGGGCTCTCCATTTCACGTTAAAGCATCATCG TTCTTCTCAAAAAGATATGGACAAGAAAACAGATGAAGAGCAGCCTTTGACTGCGTGCAACCAGTACCCCAAAGAAGCGGTGAGGAAACGTCAGAATTCGGGTCGAGGTTCCAGGGGCAGTGATTCTTCCAGGACCTCCAGGAAGAGCTTCAGGCTGGACTACAGATTAGAAGAAGATGTAACTAAATCAAAGAGAGGCAAAGATGGGAAATTTGTCAACCCGTGGCCAACATGGAAATCGCCAACCTtgccaaatattttgaaatggtccctcatggaaaaaaataacagcaatgtgCCAGGCTCAAAACAG GAACTTGATAAAGAGCTTCCAGTGTTGAAACCTTACTTTGTTCAAAACCCGGAACTTGCTGGAAAGACTGGAACTGGTATGCGAGTCACGTGGTTGGGACATGCCTCAGTTATGGTGGAAATGGATGAACTTGTATTTCTTACTGACCCAATCTTCAGCCAGCGGGCTTCCCCTACGCAGCTGATGGGTCCCAAGCGCTTCCGGGGACCCCCGTGCACAGTAGACCAGCTCCCCAAAATAGATGCAGTCATGATCAGCCACACTCATTATGATCATTTGGACTACAACACTGTAATGAGTTTAAACGAGCGCTTTGGCAGTGAGCTGCGCTGGTTTGTGCCTCTGGGGCTCTTGGACTGGATGCAGAGATGTGGTTGTGAGAATGTGATTGAACTGGATTGGTGGGAAGAGAACTGCGTCCCTGGTCGTGATGCGGTAACTTTTGTCTTCACCCCTTCTCAACATTGGTGCAAAAGGACTGCAACAGATGACAACAAGGTGCTTTGGGGCAGCTGGTCTGTCTTGGGACCTtggaatagatttttcttttcaggagataCTGGATACTGTGTTGCTTTTGAACAGATAGGTAAAAGGTTTGGACCTTTTGATCTTGCAGCCATCCCCATTGGAGCTTATGAGCCAAG GTGGTTTATGAAATACCAACATGTGGATCCTGAAGAAGCAGTAAGAATCCATATTGATGTTCAAGCAAAGAAGTCTGTAGCAATTCACTGGGGAACCTTTGCTTTAGCAAATGAG TATTACTTGGATCCTCCAGTTAAACTGAATGAAGCTCTTGAAAGATATGGCTTGAAAAAAGATGACTTCTTTGTCTTAAACCATGGAGAATCACGAGACTTGAGTACAAATGATGATGGGTTTGAATAA
- the ARMC10 gene encoding armadillo repeat-containing protein 10 translates to MGEARGAALRAAALGLLLLAAAAACYRLSRRAASGGRRGPRPRPRPGASAGPGAGAGRRAPCGPPSDTSPTASPHTMDADDLQKLIHLLQSTDDPLIQEQTLITLSNSAAFSVNQDIIRNLDGLSIIGRMLSDCIPRVKEKALNALNNLSMNITNQKEIQVYITQVCKDTESASLNSDLQLAGLRLLTNMSVTSDYHHMMINSIPCFLHLLSEGNERTQIQVLKVLVNLSANPAMTRHILRARGPSLLLLFDSCINRDILLRALAFAANLKKNVNNEDGTMLQNQYSEDSVFFTLCGHSTPFAQKLASLLHHPDTEVKEQVVRILTQ, encoded by the exons ATGGGGgaggcgcggggcgccgcgctgcgggcggccgcgctggggctcctgctgctggcggcggccgctgcctgcTACCGCCTGtcgcggcgggcggcgagcggcgggcggcggggcccgaggCCGCGGCCGAGACCGGGCGCttcggcggggcccggggccggggccgggcggcgggcgccctgcGGCCCGCCCTCAG ACACCAGTCCTACGGCATCACCCCATACCATGGATGCTGATGATCTGCAGAAACTTATCCACTTGCTCCAGTCCACAGATGATCCATTAATTCAAGAGCAAACTTTGATCACTCTCAGCAACAGCGCTGCCTTCTCCGTAAATCAA GATATAATTCGAAATTTGGATGGCCTTTCTATTATTGGAAGGATGCTCTCAGATTGCATTCCCAGGGTTAAAGAGAAAGCACTAAATGCTCTTAATAATTTGAGTATGAACATTACAAATCAGAAGGAGATACAG gtatATATCACGCAAGTTTGTAAGGACACTGAGTCGGCTTCCCTGAACTCTGATCTGCAGCTAGCTGGACTCAGATTGTTGACAAATATGTCTGTTACCAGTGACTACCATCATATGATGATAAACTCAATTCCAtgctttcttcatttgctttcagaaggaaatgaaaggacACAG ATTCAAGTTCTGAAAGTACTTGTGAACCTGTCTGCAAACCCAGCCATGACAAGACACATTCTCAGAGCTCGA GGGCCATCGTTGCTGTTACTTTTTGACAGTTGTATAAACAGAGACATTCTGCTCAGAGCCCTCGCGTTTGCAGCAAATTTGAAAAAGAATGTGAACAACGAAGATGGCACCATGCTTCAGAACCAGTACAGTGAAGATTCAGTTTTCTTTACACTCTGTGGGCATTCTACCCCATTTGCTCAGAAATTAGCATCTTTATTGCATCACCCTGATACAGAAGTGAAAGAGCAAGTTGTCAGGATATTAACACAATAG
- the NAPEPLD gene encoding N-acyl-phosphatidylethanolamine-hydrolyzing phospholipase D isoform X2, which translates to MVRSRALWSCCLELPAAASRSAGKPQPPPQPLNGFCWSAAEPPAARPGRGRGSTMEEEEEDEAPQRQQPGSNQLLLKKQERALHFTLKHHRSSQKDMDKKTDEEQPLTACNQYPKEAVRKRQNSGRGSRGSDSSRTSRKSFRLDYRLEEDVTKSKRGKDGKFVNPWPTWKSPTLPNILKWSLMEKNNSNVPGSKQELDKELPVLKPYFVQNPELAGKTGTGMRVTWLGHASVMVEMDELVFLTDPIFSQRASPTQLMGPKRFRGPPCTVDQLPKIDAVMISHTHYDHLDYNTVMSLNERFGSELRWFVPLGLLDWMQRCGCENVIELDWWEENCVPGRDAVTFVFTPSQHWCKRTATDDNKVLWGSWSVLGPWNRFFFSGDTGYCVAFEQIGKRFGPFDLAAIPIGAYEPRWFMKYQHVDPEEAVRIHIDVQAKKSVAIHWGTFALANEYYLDPPVKLNEALERYGLKKDDFFVLNHGESRDLSTNDDGFE; encoded by the exons ATGGTGAGGAGCAGGGCGCTGtggagctgctgcctggagctgcccGCCGCGGCTTCCCGGTCAGCTGGGAAGCCGCAACCGCCGCCGCAGCCGTTGAACGGCTTCTGCTGgagcgccgcggagccgccggcggcgcggccggggcgggggcggggcagcaccatggaggaagaggaggaggacgaggcgCCTCAGCGGCAGCAGCCCGGGAG CAATCAGTTGCTGCTTAAGAAGCAGGAAAGGGCTCTCCATTTCACGTTAAAGCATCATCG TTCTTCTCAAAAAGATATGGACAAGAAAACAGATGAAGAGCAGCCTTTGACTGCGTGCAACCAGTACCCCAAAGAAGCGGTGAGGAAACGTCAGAATTCGGGTCGAGGTTCCAGGGGCAGTGATTCTTCCAGGACCTCCAGGAAGAGCTTCAGGCTGGACTACAGATTAGAAGAAGATGTAACTAAATCAAAGAGAGGCAAAGATGGGAAATTTGTCAACCCGTGGCCAACATGGAAATCGCCAACCTtgccaaatattttgaaatggtccctcatggaaaaaaataacagcaatgtgCCAGGCTCAAAACAG GAACTTGATAAAGAGCTTCCAGTGTTGAAACCTTACTTTGTTCAAAACCCGGAACTTGCTGGAAAGACTGGAACTGGTATGCGAGTCACGTGGTTGGGACATGCCTCAGTTATGGTGGAAATGGATGAACTTGTATTTCTTACTGACCCAATCTTCAGCCAGCGGGCTTCCCCTACGCAGCTGATGGGTCCCAAGCGCTTCCGGGGACCCCCGTGCACAGTAGACCAGCTCCCCAAAATAGATGCAGTCATGATCAGCCACACTCATTATGATCATTTGGACTACAACACTGTAATGAGTTTAAACGAGCGCTTTGGCAGTGAGCTGCGCTGGTTTGTGCCTCTGGGGCTCTTGGACTGGATGCAGAGATGTGGTTGTGAGAATGTGATTGAACTGGATTGGTGGGAAGAGAACTGCGTCCCTGGTCGTGATGCGGTAACTTTTGTCTTCACCCCTTCTCAACATTGGTGCAAAAGGACTGCAACAGATGACAACAAGGTGCTTTGGGGCAGCTGGTCTGTCTTGGGACCTtggaatagatttttcttttcaggagataCTGGATACTGTGTTGCTTTTGAACAGATAGGTAAAAGGTTTGGACCTTTTGATCTTGCAGCCATCCCCATTGGAGCTTATGAGCCAAG GTGGTTTATGAAATACCAACATGTGGATCCTGAAGAAGCAGTAAGAATCCATATTGATGTTCAAGCAAAGAAGTCTGTAGCAATTCACTGGGGAACCTTTGCTTTAGCAAATGAG TATTACTTGGATCCTCCAGTTAAACTGAATGAAGCTCTTGAAAGATATGGCTTGAAAAAAGATGACTTCTTTGTCTTAAACCATGGAGAATCACGAGACTTGAGTACAAATGATGATGGGTTTGAATAA
- the NAPEPLD gene encoding N-acyl-phosphatidylethanolamine-hydrolyzing phospholipase D isoform X3 produces MVRSRALWSCCLELPAAASRSAGKPQPPPQPLNGFCWSAAEPPAARPGRGRGSTMEEEEEDEAPQRQQPGSSSQKDMDKKTDEEQPLTACNQYPKEAVRKRQNSGRGSRGSDSSRTSRKSFRLDYRLEEDVTKSKRGKDGKFVNPWPTWKSPTLPNILKWSLMEKNNSNVPGSKQELDKELPVLKPYFVQNPELAGKTGTGMRVTWLGHASVMVEMDELVFLTDPIFSQRASPTQLMGPKRFRGPPCTVDQLPKIDAVMISHTHYDHLDYNTVMSLNERFGSELRWFVPLGLLDWMQRCGCENVIELDWWEENCVPGRDAVTFVFTPSQHWCKRTATDDNKVLWGSWSVLGPWNRFFFSGDTGYCVAFEQIGKRFGPFDLAAIPIGAYEPRWFMKYQHVDPEEAVRIHIDVQAKKSVAIHWGTFALANEYYLDPPVKLNEALERYGLKKDDFFVLNHGESRDLSTNDDGFE; encoded by the exons ATGGTGAGGAGCAGGGCGCTGtggagctgctgcctggagctgcccGCCGCGGCTTCCCGGTCAGCTGGGAAGCCGCAACCGCCGCCGCAGCCGTTGAACGGCTTCTGCTGgagcgccgcggagccgccggcggcgcggccggggcgggggcggggcagcaccatggaggaagaggaggaggacgaggcgCCTCAGCGGCAGCAGCCCGGGAG TTCTTCTCAAAAAGATATGGACAAGAAAACAGATGAAGAGCAGCCTTTGACTGCGTGCAACCAGTACCCCAAAGAAGCGGTGAGGAAACGTCAGAATTCGGGTCGAGGTTCCAGGGGCAGTGATTCTTCCAGGACCTCCAGGAAGAGCTTCAGGCTGGACTACAGATTAGAAGAAGATGTAACTAAATCAAAGAGAGGCAAAGATGGGAAATTTGTCAACCCGTGGCCAACATGGAAATCGCCAACCTtgccaaatattttgaaatggtccctcatggaaaaaaataacagcaatgtgCCAGGCTCAAAACAG GAACTTGATAAAGAGCTTCCAGTGTTGAAACCTTACTTTGTTCAAAACCCGGAACTTGCTGGAAAGACTGGAACTGGTATGCGAGTCACGTGGTTGGGACATGCCTCAGTTATGGTGGAAATGGATGAACTTGTATTTCTTACTGACCCAATCTTCAGCCAGCGGGCTTCCCCTACGCAGCTGATGGGTCCCAAGCGCTTCCGGGGACCCCCGTGCACAGTAGACCAGCTCCCCAAAATAGATGCAGTCATGATCAGCCACACTCATTATGATCATTTGGACTACAACACTGTAATGAGTTTAAACGAGCGCTTTGGCAGTGAGCTGCGCTGGTTTGTGCCTCTGGGGCTCTTGGACTGGATGCAGAGATGTGGTTGTGAGAATGTGATTGAACTGGATTGGTGGGAAGAGAACTGCGTCCCTGGTCGTGATGCGGTAACTTTTGTCTTCACCCCTTCTCAACATTGGTGCAAAAGGACTGCAACAGATGACAACAAGGTGCTTTGGGGCAGCTGGTCTGTCTTGGGACCTtggaatagatttttcttttcaggagataCTGGATACTGTGTTGCTTTTGAACAGATAGGTAAAAGGTTTGGACCTTTTGATCTTGCAGCCATCCCCATTGGAGCTTATGAGCCAAG GTGGTTTATGAAATACCAACATGTGGATCCTGAAGAAGCAGTAAGAATCCATATTGATGTTCAAGCAAAGAAGTCTGTAGCAATTCACTGGGGAACCTTTGCTTTAGCAAATGAG TATTACTTGGATCCTCCAGTTAAACTGAATGAAGCTCTTGAAAGATATGGCTTGAAAAAAGATGACTTCTTTGTCTTAAACCATGGAGAATCACGAGACTTGAGTACAAATGATGATGGGTTTGAATAA